TTTCCGAAGGTGCCGGAACTCACTGCGAACCTGAACTCAGAGGCTGCACAACCCACCCTTTTCGGATCGCGACGCCCAGAACTCCGCGGAGGAGCCACGGTGAGATTGGGACTGCCCGTAGGGAGGGGGACCGATCCTAAGTCTCAGCCCCCAGCATCCTCTGTGGAAAACGCGGCGACTGCAGCAGCTCCCCACTCCCAGATCAGCTCTGCCAGGGTGGGGAGAGGTGCACTGGATGGATCGCACAGACTCCCCCTGCTCCGACGCCTTTCTCGGTCTGGCCTCCCAAAAGACCCCTTCTTTTCGCTTCCCTGTCTCATTCTTTTTACCCCAAACCCTCCATTCAGGTCTGCAGCCCTTCGCTGCAGATAAGGTACAGGAGAGACTGCAGCCTTTTCGACTCCCCATCCTCTCCTGTCCTTTGCTGGGCTGGGGGCACCCGGGAGGATGCTGGCCCTTTAAACCTTTGATCCCCACCCCGAACATCTTCCATCTCCACCCCGCGCCACTTCCGACAGCTGGCAGCTACGGGGAGCCCCGGGGGGCCCGCAGGTACGGGGGCGGTAGTGAGGCCCCAGCGGATGATGGAACAGCTGTGACaaccccctacccccacccccagaggaGCCAGCGGCGGGACTGTAGGGCGCCGGGAGTGCCGGTTAATCATTAACCCTCCGCTCCCCGGGACCCCGTGCTGCCCCGAGCTGCGCTCCGCCCGACTTCCCAGGTAACGGGCAAAGCTGTCCAGGTCGCCATCCCTGCACCTCCCTTTCTTATCTTCCCGGCCACCTGTCAGCCCGGGAAAAGCCGCGCGGCTCAGCCTTGTGCCCCTTGCAGGCACGCGTCCTAGTGCCTGAGTTCAGCTCTGGAGACTGGCTTTCAGGAGCTCCGGGCGCGGCACACGGGACTTGCGCTGCACACCGGCTTCACGATACCCCGCTCTCTCAGGGCCGACCGGTGGGCACCATGCCCGGCCTCTACTGCCCCTCCAGCTGGACGCCGCTACCCCTCACCGACTCCTGGGTCCGGGCCTGCGCCAACGgaccctgcctcagcctgcgGGCTCGGCTCACCTACCACAACCCGCAGCCGCAGCCAGTGGACGGTGAGGCCGGGCGCGGGCGCGGGGAGGTGGGAGTGGGTGCTGGGCGGGGTCCGACGCcgcctcctgccctcccctcccggCAGGCGTGTTCGTGTACCCGCTGGCGGAGGCCGAAGTAGTATCAGGCTTCGAGGCCGAGGCGGCCGGACGGCGCGTCTCCTTCCAGCTGCAGAGCCGGCGCCGTTTGCAGGCTGCCTGCTGCCGCGCGCTGGGCCCAGGGTTGGGGACCTCCACGCCCCGCCGCTGCGCGCAGGGTGAGTCCCGGGCGCCTGCAGCCCGAACTCCTGAACACCAGAGGAAGCTCAGGTTCCTGCTCTCGCTCAGtctcccgcccctcccccaccttcctccaggcgcttttttgttgttttttcattcattgattcatccCTTTATCCAACAGTCGTGGACTGGGCACCTGATCTGCTCCAAGTGCTCTGGGAATGTGGCCCAGACCTGGGAGACAGACACAACAGGCGGCACAAAGCTGGCTGAGACACCCCACGTCCTTACTACCCAGGTGGCCATAGGCTCTCCAGGGTGTGGCAGAAGAAGCAGACCCGCCCCCAGTTGACCCCCACAGCCGCTCATCTTTTAGATTACACACCTTCTGTGCCAGGGCGGTGTAAACCAGTCAGCTCCTAGATCAAGTGCAAACTTCTCTGCCCAGTAGCCTAGATCCTCATTCACTACATTCTGTTCCTCTTGCCGCGCTCCTATACTAGGTACCACAGGCACTGGCCTTACTGACAAGCTCTTTTACACCTCACTGTTctatcttcccatcttctaatGAGCACATTTGTACTTGTCCTTTAAGATCCACTCAGTCGTCACTCTTGAGGAAACCTGCCCTTACTTCACAAATAATTAATTGCACTCTTCCCTTCCCCCCCagtcttcctcccttcctcccacctcatTATAGCACTTATTAGGGGGAGTAATTGTCACAGGCTTGCATGTCTTGTCTCCCCCTTTGAAGAATTATCTCCTGAGTTTAGGACTGTGTTTTGGCCATCTCCGAGTCCCAGTATATCACACAGAACCTGGCATAAAGGGGCTCAGTGAGTTCTATGGGAGGAGATGGGAGTCCAGCTCCAGGCTAGGTTCTGTGGTTTGCATGTCattctttcctttgttcattcatatattcatttgaCCCTGCCCATGGGATTCACCATCTAGATAAGAAGAGAGAATCCAGTGGTGTTCAGAGTTGGCATAAGCCCTGCAGATAGTTAAAGGCAAGAGTGAGTTCTGGGTTCAGGCCCCAGGAATGTTCCAGAAGGAAGAAGAGCCAGCATTTGACTGAAAGAAGGTTAGGGCTTGGTGGAGTGGAGAGTAGAGGCAATGGTATAAACAAAGGTTTGTAAGTAGGTTATACAGGGAATGGTGATACGATGCCTCAGGTTTGTAGTGATTTACAGTTTACAAAGCCCAGGCACTAGTATCACCTTATTCGAATCTGGGAGAGGTATGTAAAATGTACATTGTTCCTGTCCCCCTTTTATGGGTGATGAAAATGGTAGCAATGGCTACTTACTTGTATGTTGGGTGCTTtgcatacattatctcatttattcctcacCACAGTCTTCGAGAGATAGTTATTATGacccccattttatggatgaaaacACTGAGGCTCCTAAGATGGTTGTTAGAGGACACAATTAGAAATCACAGACTGAGACTCCAAACCCAAATGCTGTACTCTCTCCACTGTATTAGGTCTCTTTTTCTTCACTTATTCAGCAAGTGTTTctcaaaagaatgaatatttattattgtgGGGAAGTGAAGTAAAGTAGGGCTATAAAGGTGGACGGGGGCAGACTGTGTAGGTGGTATAAGCGTCCAGCAGCAGTGGTGACTACCCCAACAGTCCTCAAATGAACCTACCATCTAAATAAAACATGTGCTCAGCATGCAAATGCGGTTTATTTCCTCTAGTCTGATTCCAAGCAGATTGCTGTCTTTAAGCTCCTCTCTGGGGGGAAAAGTCTGGAATTATTTTAATGGGCATGAGGAGTCCCTGATGGTTCATTAGCAGGGGATTTGTGGGTCCTAGATGTAAGGAAAGTGTTGGTCCACAAGGGAGAGTCCTTTAGAAAGATGGTATCCAAAGGCTGAATGGGAAGGAGCAGGCAGGGCAAGAGAGGCAGATGGTATAGTTCCCCCAGGACCTTGAGAATGGATATCCCTCCTTCTCATCAGTCCTCCTTTAGCAGTGAGGTCATTGCTCCCTTGCATGATGACAGCTAGATCCCTCCATGCCCAAACTGCCTCTGCTATCACTGTTCATCTCACGTGTCCATCCTGCATCACTAACGCATTAACACAATCTCCTGTCAACTGTACAAAGTCCACTTTGCCCAGACTCCCTGACTCATTGCCGATCCCACctctattttctcccattcccttCGCTTCCAGCCCCCTCTGATCCCTTTTCTCACTCATCATAGGTCATCTTGTCTTGGATCTGGCCCAGGCCCGGTCCACGTTGGTGCTGCCCACGGGCCTTATCGCTGCAGCTGGCACCATGACAGTGACCCTGTGCAGCAGCCGGGAGCTGCCCTCCAGGCCTGATGGGGTACTGCGTGTGGCTCTGCCCACTGTGCTCACCCCGCTGGCCCCACCAGGCCCACCAGGGCCCCCCAGGCCTCCGGGGCTCTGTGACGACAGGTTGGGCCTATGGTGATTCTCTTCGTCCCTCCCTCGGCTTCTCTGGGTCTAGTGCGGGTGAGGGGTCTCAACACGATGCCCCGGGAGATGGATAGGGTGAAGAAGGGTGGGGGCAATCAGTCAGAGGGGCTAGGGGCCTACATGGTGGCCCAGTGACCCTCCTCATGCTCCCTTCCAGCCCCACGAGCTGCTTCGGGGCAGGCAGCCCTGAGGAGGAAGGGCTGGCCTGGGAGGAGCCACCTGCCCCTCCAGACGTGTTTTCAGGCCCTGCCCGCTGTCCTGCCCCATATACTTTCTCCTTCGAGATGCTGGTGACTGGGCCATGCCTGCTGGCAGGTGGGTGCATCTGACCTGGCCTGACCCATCCATCCCCCTGTAGCAGACTAGGAAATAATTCAAGGCTTAGGGatgggaggaacagaggacaAAAAGAAGACAGGGACCTAAGCCTTAGGAACCTTCAGTCTGACGGTAGCGCATCCCCTGGCCACTTCTACCCAACCTAGTTTTATCAATGTAGTTTATTTATATCCAACTCCACTCACCAATGGCAAGAGAGAGATTTACTATGGGACCAGTCTCAGTGCTGAAGTAGATTTTCTTTGTGCAAGAGATGGAGAACAATGCTAATTGGCTGGTGTATAATCCTTTCATTAGCTGGGAACAGACCTGAGAACACATGTCCCAGCCCATGGAAATAGATTCTCCCTTGTCCATCAGACCCTATAGATCAGATTCCAAGAGCTGAACTGGACCAGCCATAGTCCCAGCCCACAGCAACTATCATCAGAGAAGGAGATATCTGTGACCTTAACACTGGTTTGGGGTGAGATGGTCATCATTCCTCCCTGCCTTTCTGTCCCTCAGGCCTGGACAGCCCCTCTCATGCCCTGCGGGCAGATGCCCCCCCTCATGCCAGCTCTGCAGCCACCATCTGTGTCACACTGGCAGAGGGTCACCTATGTGACCGGCCCTTGGAGATCCTGCTATACCCCAGTGGTGAGAGACACAGACCCACAGTGGGCCAGCCCTGACCTCCTTAGGAATAACCTAAGCAGTTTTCAAGTATAAATTTCTGGGCCCCAGGCAGATGGACTGAATCATCTCAGTGAGGGTGGTGCAGGGAGGCTGGACCTGCAGGGTCCTCTTAAGACAAGAGGACCACGGGCAGGGACTTTCCTGACAGAGTTATATCCCTTCTTCTCAGAGCCCCATCAACCACACTTGATACTGGAGGCTGGCAGCCTGAGTGCATCAGAATATGAGGCCCAGGTGAGGGCCCGCAGGGATTTCCAGAGGCTGCAGCGAAGGGACAGTGATGGGGACCGGCAGGTATGGCTTCTGGCCTTCACGCTAACTGCACATATGCATGACGAGCAGGCAAGCAGTTGCACCTCGGGAAGGGTGGGGCCTCTTTTTGTCTCAGTCCAGCCCACTATGGGACAGATGAGTATCATCACAGGAGGACCCACGTAAGTCTCTCTAGGATATGTCTCAGAGGATGGAGGCCACGTCTGACATAGGCATAGTTCAGCCACCTGCCTTTTCCCCTGACTTTATTCAGATCACTACAAAAAGGCACCCTCTCTAAGTGAATCAGATAGAAACAGGGCCAAGTCCCACTGCCTACCTTGGATAGATCTGCACTAAAACCTGGCCCAGTTTGATTTGGGGCTCCTGCGCTTAGGTGTGGTTCCTGCAGCGACGTTTCCACAAGGACATCTTGCTGAACCCTGTGCTGGTACTGAGTTTCTGCCCGGATCTGAGCTCCAGGCCTGGACACCTGGGCACAGCTACCAGGGAGCTTCTCTTTCTGTTGGATGGCAGCAGCGCAGCACACAAGGCTTGTGGGGATTGTGCAGCAGCCCTGGGCTTGGGTGGGGCAGCAGTCTGAGGTGGGCTGGAGGCAGGCTCTCAATGCTGGGAGTTGCCTTGTTGCTTAAAACATCAACTTCAGAAAAGAACCTGACAGAAACTCCTTAGAGATAGATCCCTTAGAGAGTGATCCTTTCCCAACTGTCCTCCTCCCCGGCcccagtctctctttctcttatacAAATATTTGTCTCTTCTGGATTTGAAGAGCTTCTCTCCTGTACAGTCACATTGCGACCTGATCATAGAGACCCAGGTTTCACACATGCCTGCAGAGTCCCATATATAAATGTGTCTCACATACATTCAGAGGCTGCCTCACACTCCCAAGGCCCCACAGTCTCACACACTCAGGCCTCTCCTAGGTGACTTCATCCAGACCTCATTTTAATCATGGCCTGGAGAAGGCAAGCATTTTGGAGTTCCTTGTTCTCTGCCAGTGCCTATAGGACCTGCCTCATGCTGCCCTCTCTGGCCTTCTCCAGGATGCTATTGTTTTGGCTGTGAAGTCCCTCCCAACTCAGACACTTGTCAACCTGGCCATGTTTGGGACTTCGGTGCAGCCACTCTTCCCAGAGAGCCGGTCTTGCAGCGATGTGAGTGTGGTCCAGGGATTTGGGGCCCTTACAGAGATGTTTCAGGCCAACCCAGCCCAGACTTGCCTTCTCCCTCCAGGACACTGTGCAGCTGATCTGTGAGAGCATTGAGACCCTGCAGGCTGGGAGTGGTCCCCCAGATATACTGGCTGCACTGGACTGGGCCTTGGGGCAGCCCCAGCAGAAGGCCCATCCTCGCCAGCTGTTCCTGCTCACTGCTGCCTCGCCCATGGCTGTCACTACTCACCAAACCCTGGAGCTCATGAGGTGGCACAGAGGGGCAGCCAGGTATGGAGTGGGCAGAGCCAGGTGCCTAAGATTGATCCctctcccccaaaagctcctgaaGGTCATAGCTGCTCCCCTTCCCTGTCAGGTGCTTCTCCTTTGGGCTGGGGCCTGATTGCCACCAGCTGCTCCAGGGTCTGTCTgccctcagcagaggccaggCCTACTTCCTGAGGCCTGGAGAGAGGCTGCAGCCCACGGTGAGTCTGAGCCTGGATCCTAttctatatttttagaaattctccCAAATTATACATCAAATCTGAAATAGAACCTAGTCAGGCCATGGGGTCTCTTGGTACCCTCACTAGGACTTCTCCCTACTCTAAACCTTCCTCTCCTTGAGGAGATACCAGCCAGGAGAAGAACTGTTGGTACTGCTGTGGGATGCTGTGGAAGACGAAAGATATGCGGATACAGCATCTGACTATCCCCCAAAtcttactcagttttgttttgcgTCTGAGCCTTATCCTCATGAAGTCTTGATTCATCCATGTGGCAAAGCTCAGGCCAGGAGAAAGATCAAGCCCCCAGGACTAAGCTCTCAGTTCCCTTGCTTGCTTCTACCCCATTACTTCTCCTGACCCCAGACTAACTCTGTTCTCCATCAGCCCAGAGTTAGACAAAGGGCAGCTGGGGAAAGGCAGCCTGCCTGAACTGTCTGTATGTGACACTCCTTTCTGATTTCCTCCCTCTGGTCCCTCGCCACAGCTGGTGCAGGCTCTGCGGAAGGCACTGGAGCCTGCTTTGAGTGACATTTCTGTGGACTGGTTTGTGCCTGATGCCGTGGAGGCTCTCCTGACTCCCAGGGAAATCCCAGCACTCTACCCTGGGGACCAGCTGCTTGGTTACTGCTCACTCTTCAGGGTGGATGGCTTCCGGCCCCACCCTCCAGGGGTAGGCCTGGGCTAGGTGTGATAGATAGACCTGGGTGGCTGAAGTCCCTGCATCTCTTCAAATTCCTTATTCCTtttcctatctctctctctgccaagCTCCCCTACTGTTCCCTAGGGCCCCAAAGAGATCACATTGGGATCTCCAAGGTAACTACATCTTGCCCCCCTCATGAGGTCTTCCACTGCCTTATAAAATGTTGCCCTTAGTTTTCACCAGAAGTCATTGAAACACATAGCCACCAAAAAactccagcattttttaaaaatttttaatatttatttatttttttagttcttggcggacacaacatctttgtttgtatgtggtgctgaggatcgaacccgggctgcacgcatgacaggcaagcgcgctaccgcttgagccacattcccagccccaaaactCCAGCATTTGCTGTGAGGTTTATGTTAAAACTTGCTCATTACTTCAAACAGTGCCTTACAGAAAGCACCATTTgggagctgggatgtagctcagtgacagagtgcttgcctagcatgcatgaggtcctgggtttgatgccgagcaccacaaaaataaaataaaacccacatCTAAACACTCAGTGACAGATGAGCTTAGTGTAGGTGCAAtctcaaatcccagctctgccactggcTAGCCACTTgatttgggcaagtcacttaacttctttGTGCCCATTTCGTCCTATGTAAGTTAAGTTTTTCATAGGTACAATGCCCTTAGCATGATACTTAAAACATAATAGGAATGTGAGGAAAagtaggttctttttttttttttttaccaaaaaaaaaaaaaaaaaaaaacacctgtctCTTTCTTTAGAACTAAACATGCTTCCTCCTTTTTTGACTGAGAGTTATAtaatggtttttgttgttgtaccaGAACTGAAccctcaggggtacttaaccactgaaccacatccccaacccttttttatttttttgagacagggtttgctaagttgcttagggcttcactaggTTGCTGAAGCTTGCTCTGAACTTGAAATctttctgtctcaacctcccaagtcactggaattacaggtgtgtgcttcTATGCCCAACTACAGTTTGCTTTTTTGCCTGGCTGCCAGGAAGCTCAAGACAAACCTGAAGTTCAACTCCACAGCAGCTCTATTAATCCTTATGGTTAACATGTTTCCTTCTTCCTTAGTACTGGGTTTTTATTTCTTGCTGTGAACCATCTTAAAATCCCACTTGGAAAGAGATAGTATATAGCTACaatcaatttttttcctcaatgcTATTCTCCATAGGGCCAAGATCCTGGCTGGCAGAGCTTGGGTGGTTCTGTGTTCCCATCCCCAGAGGAGGCACCATCTGTTGCCAGCCCTGGCACTGAGCCCACTGGCACCTCAGAGCCACTGGAAACACGCACTGTGTCAGCAGAGCTGTCCAGTCCATGGGCTGCTGGGGACTCAGATCAGAGTGAGTACTCTAGTGTATGTGTATGGCTGTGTAAGAGAGGACAATGGGAAAGGTCAGGGCTAGGGCccattctcctgcctccagcAGGTACTGATGCTCTGACAGACCCAGTCACAGATCCTGGACCCAATCCGTCCAATGACACAGCCATATGGCGCCGCATCTTCCAGTCTTCATACATCCGGGAACAGTATGTGCTTACCCACTGCTCTGCCAGCCCTGAGCCAGGCCCGGGTTCCACAGGCAGCAGTGAGTCTCCTGGCTCCCAGGGCCCTGGCTCCCCCGAGGGCTATTTTCCCTTGGATCCTCCCTCTCAGCAGGGCTGCCGCAGCCTGGCCTGGGGAGAATCTACAGGCTCCCGTTCCTGCCCCCTGCCTGCACCACCACAGTCTCCATTCAAGGTGAGATCCAGCCCACATTCAACCATCATGTATCCAGCATTTATTTACCACCTGTTGTGTGCCAGACATTATGCAATGTTTATCAAGTCTAGATAGATAAATGGCTAAATTTATAATGACGATACCATGCAATAATCAGTGATGAATATAGGGGCTCCAAATCAGGATGGCTAATTCTGTCAGAGGGAGTCAGGAAAGTAAAAGCCATGTCTGGAATAAGTAGAAGAAGTTAACTAGGCAAAGAAGGggacataaacaaaaacagataagCAACAACCTGAAGTGGGCAATAGGGAGTAGAGTGAGATGACAAGGGGCATGTAGCCCACCATGTATTTTTGAAGGCTGGGGATTCTGCAGCCCCTGACCAGTGGCCCCACATCTCTCATGCAGCCAGGAGCCCTGAGTGCTGAGGTACTGGGCCGTAGGCATAGAGCAGCTCTGGCTGGCAGAAGTCTCTCATCTCCACCAGGCCGGGCAAACCCAGTCCCTTGCCGACCCCGGCAACCTTCTCTGGGTGCAGTACCAgatgtgccaggccctgagtCAGGCCAACAGCTTGGGCAGGGCCTGGACGATTCAGGTAAGGGCTGGAAATGGAGCTGGGTTCTCTAATATCAAGGAGgcttggggagggctggggatgtggctcaagtggtagcccgctcgtctggcatgcctgcggcccgggttcgatcctcagcaccacatacaaagatgttgtgtccgctgaaaaaaactaaaaaataaatattataaaaaataaaaatttaaaaaaaaaaaaggaggcttgGGGACATGGAGCCCAGGGCACTACACTGCCAATGTCCCTGCCATCTTTTCTCCCTAGGAAACCTGctctccccagcccccatggACTGGGACATGTTGATGGAACCACCCTTCTTGTTCACAGCTGTGCCCCCAAATAGGGAACCAACCCCTCCAGCAGTACCAGTGCCTCCCCAGGCTCCACGTTGCCATGTGGTGATCCGGGGCCTGTATGGGGAGCAACCAATGTGCTGGGAGGTGGGTGTTGGGCTGGAGACACTGTGGGGACCTGGGGATGCCTCAAAGCCTCCATCAACTGCTGTAAGAGAAGCTGCTTGGGACCAAGCACTTCACCGACTGACAGCAGCCTCAGTGGTCCGAGACAATGAACAGCTAGCGCTCCGAGGAGCTGAGACCACAGCTGACCAGGGTGAGTTGCTAGTGGCCCAGTTGGAGCCCAAGGGCATGGGACAGAAAGCAGCAGAGGTATGTCTGTTAGATCACTCTTTTCCTCACTTTGCTCATAAAGGATTCAGGTGGCTTGAGATTAGAAATCAAGCAGgacaatgggaaaaaatgaaaataaagggagCCAAGAATTAGGTTATATTAACAATGTATACCATGAAGTTATATATCCATAAAAGCATGGGACCCAAGCCTGATAAGCTTCCTAGCTGCCAATACAGAGGAAAATATGACTTTGTAATAATTATCAGTGCCTGcaacacaaaaacaaatcttTGTCATTCTGAAAATGACTATTACAATTAGTTAAAATTCTAGTTCCTTGATTGCACCAGCCACACTTGAAGTGCTTGGAAGTC
This Marmota flaviventris isolate mMarFla1 chromosome 8, mMarFla1.hap1, whole genome shotgun sequence DNA region includes the following protein-coding sequences:
- the Vwa5b2 gene encoding von Willebrand factor A domain-containing protein 5B2, which produces MPGLYCPSSWTPLPLTDSWVRACANGPCLSLRARLTYHNPQPQPVDGVFVYPLAEAEVVSGFEAEAAGRRVSFQLQSRRRLQAACCRALGPGLGTSTPRRCAQGHLVLDLAQARSTLVLPTGLIAAAGTMTVTLCSSRELPSRPDGVLRVALPTVLTPLAPPGPPGPPRPPGLCDDSPTSCFGAGSPEEEGLAWEEPPAPPDVFSGPARCPAPYTFSFEMLVTGPCLLAGLDSPSHALRADAPPHASSAATICVTLAEGHLCDRPLEILLYPSEPHQPHLILEAGSLSASEYEAQVRARRDFQRLQRRDSDGDRQVWFLQRRFHKDILLNPVLVLSFCPDLSSRPGHLGTATRELLFLLDGSSAAHKDAIVLAVKSLPTQTLVNLAMFGTSVQPLFPESRSCSDDTVQLICESIETLQAGSGPPDILAALDWALGQPQQKAHPRQLFLLTAASPMAVTTHQTLELMRWHRGAARCFSFGLGPDCHQLLQGLSALSRGQAYFLRPGERLQPTLVQALRKALEPALSDISVDWFVPDAVEALLTPREIPALYPGDQLLGYCSLFRVDGFRPHPPGGQDPGWQSLGGSVFPSPEEAPSVASPGTEPTGTSEPLETRTVSAELSSPWAAGDSDQSTDALTDPVTDPGPNPSNDTAIWRRIFQSSYIREQYVLTHCSASPEPGPGSTGSSESPGSQGPGSPEGYFPLDPPSQQGCRSLAWGESTGSRSCPLPAPPQSPFKPGALSAEVLGRRHRAALAGRSLSSPPGRANPVPCRPRQPSLGAVPDVPGPESGQQLGQGLDDSGNLLSPAPMDWDMLMEPPFLFTAVPPNREPTPPAVPVPPQAPRCHVVIRGLYGEQPMCWEVGVGLETLWGPGDASKPPSTAVREAAWDQALHRLTAASVVRDNEQLALRGAETTADQGHARRSWLRALQTSKVSCAPSCFTCPVAVDATTREVLPGVLQVRSSESAEPPGTYVSQGHLDATSLPTAAHPKGITQMWGKGSSRLRDYQLTLAGPTTRIQGGSLVGTWDLERNDNSKSALGEPTTPTGGPYHLPYQPSSRLSLGRRRRLCSPKAGQANGGNSGGSDHDYLPLVRLQEAPGSFRLDAPFCAAVHIPQERLCRASPFAAHRASLSPTSASSPWALLGPSVGQGDSATASCSPSPSSGSEGPGQADSGRGSDTEASEGAEGIGGSDLRDRTWATAVALAWLEHRCAAAFSEWELTAAKADCWLRAQHLPDGLDLAALKAAARGLFLLLRHWDQNLQLHLLCYSPANV